A region of Homalodisca vitripennis isolate AUS2020 unplaced genomic scaffold, UT_GWSS_2.1 ScUCBcl_4004;HRSCAF=9879, whole genome shotgun sequence DNA encodes the following proteins:
- the LOC124372773 gene encoding protein IMPACT-like → RKVEDSSSPKLSNNNNLKITHGEPVIDRRSIFQAHAAHITSVEQVKEVLSTLLANKKIGQATHNIYAYRVLHEGCMAQHCDDDGEKAAGGRLLHLLQATGATNVMVVVSRWRGGVNIGPDRFRHINSVARQVLQQLGFVKKK, encoded by the exons AGAAAAGTTGAAGATTCCAGCAGCCCAAAACTCAGCAACAACAATAACCTGAAAATCACCCATGGGGAACCCGTCATCGATCGGAGAAGCATTTTTCAGGCTCATGCGGCCCATATAACTTCGGTGGAGCAGGTCAA GGAGGTGTTATCGACGTTGCTGGCTAACAAGAAGATTGGCCAAGCAACGCATAACATTTATGCGTACCGAGTGCTCCACGAAGGCTGCATGGCTCAGCACTGCGACGATGACGGGGAGAAGGCTGCTGGGGGGCGACTCCTTCATTTACTGCAG GCTACGGGAGCCACTAACGTGATGGTGGTGGTGTCTCGCTGGCGTGGAGGAGTCAACATTGGCCCAGACCGCTTTCGCCACATTAACAGTGTGGCGAGGCAGGTACTGCAGCAGCTGGGATTCGTTAAGAAGAAGTAG